From Cellulosimicrobium sp. ES-005, one genomic window encodes:
- a CDS encoding HAD family hydrolase, whose product MTRPLPSWADGPARDAVLAFVEAVAVGPDALRPEERVAVFDNDGTLWTEKPMPTQLHFIVEQWKAAAEADPTLADRQPYRAAVSGDLAWLGAAVDKHYAGDDTDLKVMVGAILASTAHESVEDYHAAVASFYARAKHLTLGRPYADAVYQPMVELLRHLEAHGFACYVVSGGDRDFMRPMTLDYYGIPPERVVGSALGLTYDSGTNQVRYGTAFDYLDDGPLKPVRIWSRVGRRPVLAAGNSNGDVDMLRFVQGNPRSLSLLVHHDDDTGRGDVPYDAGAEQALSAAADHGFTVVSVRDDWTRVFPTEDA is encoded by the coding sequence ATGACCCGACCCCTGCCGTCCTGGGCCGACGGCCCCGCCCGCGACGCGGTCCTCGCGTTCGTCGAGGCGGTGGCCGTCGGCCCGGACGCGCTGCGCCCGGAGGAGCGGGTCGCCGTCTTCGACAACGACGGCACGCTCTGGACGGAGAAGCCCATGCCCACGCAGCTCCACTTCATCGTGGAGCAGTGGAAGGCGGCGGCGGAGGCCGACCCGACGCTCGCCGACCGCCAGCCGTACCGCGCGGCCGTCAGCGGGGACCTGGCGTGGCTCGGCGCGGCCGTGGACAAGCACTACGCGGGGGACGACACCGACCTGAAGGTCATGGTCGGCGCGATCCTCGCGTCCACGGCGCACGAGAGCGTGGAGGACTACCACGCGGCCGTCGCGTCGTTCTACGCCCGCGCGAAGCACCTCACGCTCGGTCGCCCCTACGCCGACGCCGTCTACCAGCCGATGGTGGAGCTGCTGCGGCATCTCGAGGCGCACGGGTTCGCGTGCTACGTCGTCTCGGGCGGCGACCGCGACTTCATGCGGCCCATGACGCTCGACTACTACGGCATCCCGCCGGAGCGCGTTGTGGGGTCGGCGCTCGGTCTCACGTACGACTCGGGCACGAACCAGGTGCGCTACGGCACCGCGTTCGACTACCTCGACGACGGCCCCCTCAAGCCGGTCCGCATCTGGTCGCGCGTCGGCCGCCGCCCCGTCCTGGCCGCCGGGAACTCGAACGGCGACGTGGACATGCTCCGGTTCGTCCAGGGCAACCCGCGCAGCCTCAGCCTCCTCGTGCACCACGACGACGACACCGGTCGGGGCGACGTGCCGTACGACGCCGGCGCCGAGCAGGCGCTGTCCGCCGCGGCCGACCACGGCTTCACGGTCGTGAGCGTCCGGGACGACTGGACCCGCGTCTTCCCGACCGAGGACGCGTGA
- a CDS encoding DUF1269 domain-containing protein — MATLTVWKFDTPEGAQRAEDALLALQKQELIQVQDAAIVSWEEGKKKPKTRQGNSTTAVGALGGTFWGLLFGLLFFVPLLGAAIGAASGAIAGALTDVGIDDDFIDSVRSKVTPGTSALFVLTSGAVIDRVHDALQAEGVHGELIQTNLSADEEAKLRAAFDENA, encoded by the coding sequence GTGGCAACGCTCACCGTGTGGAAGTTCGACACCCCCGAGGGCGCGCAGCGCGCCGAGGACGCGCTGCTCGCGCTCCAGAAGCAGGAGCTCATCCAGGTCCAGGACGCGGCGATCGTGTCCTGGGAGGAGGGCAAGAAGAAGCCGAAGACGCGGCAGGGCAACAGCACGACGGCGGTCGGGGCGCTCGGCGGCACGTTCTGGGGCCTGCTGTTCGGCCTCCTCTTCTTCGTCCCGCTGCTCGGGGCCGCGATCGGCGCGGCCTCCGGCGCGATCGCCGGCGCGCTGACCGACGTGGGTATCGACGACGACTTCATCGACTCGGTGCGCAGCAAGGTCACGCCGGGCACGTCGGCCCTGTTCGTGCTCACGTCGGGCGCCGTGATCGACCGCGTGCACGACGCGCTCCAGGCCGAGGGCGTGCACGGCGAGCTCATCCAGACGAACCTCTCCGCGGACGAGGAGGCCAAGCTCCGCGCGGCCTTCGACGAGAACGCCTGA
- a CDS encoding SulP family inorganic anion transporter: MTGSQAPSVPTGGRARARTPLLFGSLRGYQKAWLQGDLVAGLTVWAVLVPESLAYATIAGVSPVVGLYAAAPSLILYAAFGSSRHLVVGPMSATAALSAGVVAVFAPGDAAFYAALTTGVALVTGLLCLVAGIARLGFVASFISEPVLKGFIVGMALVIIIGQVPALLGVEKGEGNFFEKAWTILTELGTANGPTVVLGLGTLAALLAIKRWAPRVPGSLVAVLIGIVAILAFSLDDDGVEIVGPIDAGLPALGFPDMDWSDYTALIGPCAGVMLVGFAEALGAAKTYAAREGYDIDANRELIGMGAANLGSGLASGMVVNGSLSKTAVNGGAGAKSQVSGLTAAVLVVLTLLFLTPVFESLPEATLAAVVIAAVIELVDVRALRRLYGLRTPTMRRLYGNAARDDFYAAAAATAGVLVFDTLPGLVIGVVLSLLLLLARASRPHVAVLVRSAHGVWVDADRRAVLQKDGGTSVPGVLVVRPESGLFFANADAVRNHVRDLAAATSPRLVVLDTETVPFIDVDAAEMLATLRTDLDRHGATLVLARNVGQVRDELRAAVERAERPRVYTDVDAAIAAESAGASGADGAGPDAGSAAAR; the protein is encoded by the coding sequence ATGACGGGTTCGCAGGCACCCTCGGTGCCGACGGGGGGACGGGCGCGGGCACGGACCCCGCTCCTCTTCGGCTCGCTGCGCGGCTACCAGAAGGCGTGGCTCCAGGGCGACCTCGTCGCCGGGCTCACGGTCTGGGCGGTCCTCGTCCCGGAGTCCCTCGCCTACGCGACGATCGCGGGCGTCTCGCCCGTGGTCGGCCTCTACGCGGCCGCGCCGTCGCTGATCCTCTACGCGGCGTTCGGCAGCTCACGGCACCTCGTCGTCGGGCCCATGTCCGCGACGGCCGCGCTCTCGGCCGGGGTCGTGGCGGTGTTCGCGCCGGGCGACGCCGCGTTCTACGCCGCGCTGACGACGGGGGTCGCGCTCGTCACCGGCCTGCTGTGCCTCGTCGCGGGGATCGCCCGGCTCGGGTTCGTCGCGTCGTTCATCTCCGAGCCCGTGCTCAAGGGGTTCATCGTCGGCATGGCGCTGGTCATCATCATCGGCCAGGTCCCGGCCCTGCTCGGGGTCGAGAAGGGGGAGGGCAACTTCTTCGAGAAGGCGTGGACGATCCTCACCGAGCTCGGCACCGCGAACGGCCCGACCGTGGTGCTGGGGCTGGGGACGCTCGCCGCGCTCCTCGCGATCAAGCGATGGGCGCCCCGGGTCCCCGGCTCGCTCGTCGCGGTCCTCATCGGGATCGTCGCGATCCTCGCGTTCTCGCTCGACGACGACGGCGTGGAGATCGTCGGCCCGATCGACGCCGGGCTCCCCGCGCTCGGTTTCCCGGACATGGACTGGTCCGACTACACCGCGCTGATCGGGCCGTGCGCCGGGGTCATGCTCGTGGGCTTCGCCGAGGCGCTCGGCGCCGCGAAGACGTACGCCGCGCGCGAGGGCTACGACATCGACGCCAACCGCGAGCTGATCGGCATGGGCGCGGCCAACCTCGGGTCGGGCCTCGCGTCGGGGATGGTCGTCAACGGCAGCCTGTCCAAGACGGCGGTCAACGGCGGGGCGGGTGCCAAGAGCCAGGTCTCGGGGCTCACCGCCGCGGTCCTCGTCGTCCTCACGCTCCTCTTCCTCACACCCGTCTTCGAGTCGCTGCCGGAGGCGACGCTCGCCGCGGTCGTCATCGCGGCGGTGATCGAGCTCGTCGACGTCCGCGCGCTGCGCCGCCTCTACGGCCTGCGCACCCCGACCATGCGGCGTCTGTACGGCAACGCGGCACGCGACGACTTCTACGCCGCCGCCGCGGCCACGGCCGGCGTGCTCGTCTTCGACACCCTGCCCGGCCTCGTCATCGGCGTCGTGCTGTCGCTGCTCCTGCTCCTCGCGCGCGCGTCGCGCCCGCACGTCGCGGTCCTCGTGCGCTCGGCGCACGGGGTGTGGGTGGACGCCGACCGGCGCGCGGTGCTCCAGAAGGACGGCGGCACGTCCGTCCCCGGCGTGCTGGTGGTCCGGCCCGAGTCGGGGCTGTTCTTCGCCAACGCCGACGCCGTCCGCAACCACGTCCGCGACCTCGCCGCCGCGACCTCCCCGCGGCTCGTCGTCCTGGACACGGAGACCGTCCCGTTCATCGACGTGGACGCCGCCGAGATGCTCGCCACGCTGCGGACCGACCTCGACCGCCACGGGGCGACGCTCGTCCTCGCGCGCAACGTCGGGCAGGTCCGCGACGAGCTGCGCGCCGCCGTCGAGCGTGCCGAGCGGCCGCGGGTCTACACCGACGTCGACGCCGCCATCGCCGCCGAGAGCGCCGGGGCGTCGGGCGCCGACGGCGCGGGCCCCGACGCCGGTTCGGCCGCCGCGAGGTAG
- a CDS encoding AI-2E family transporter, with translation MTTPTPAEDPWSGVPDAGTRPVQHDSRRPPRWVPRALAMAVVAVFVGIFAWYALGQLKALGVNILIAFFVALALEPIVVWLVRHGWRRGAAAAVALIGSLLAILVVLALFGNLFVQQLVQLVQSLPDLYASIQDLVAERFDVVIPDSDDLIKQVINDFGDDVASGALVVTTTIVGGIFASLTIMLVTYYLLAAGPKFRAAVCRWLTPNRQEEVLRLWEITQVKVSDFINSRIVLAALSSVFTFVFLLILQTPYALPLAVFTGVVSQFVPTIGTYIGGALPVAVALTSQGLPQALGVLAFIIGYQQLENLYFSPKVSARALEMNPAVSFVVVLAFGAVFGALGAFLALPIAATIQAVANTYLQRHELIESHMLHDPDAEGHHPHKGKGRDGEGGTARRRRKNREAALEAERTVDERHAEGID, from the coding sequence ATGACGACGCCGACGCCCGCCGAGGACCCGTGGTCGGGCGTGCCCGACGCCGGCACGCGCCCCGTCCAGCACGACTCCCGGCGCCCGCCGCGGTGGGTCCCGCGCGCGCTCGCGATGGCCGTCGTCGCCGTCTTCGTCGGGATCTTCGCGTGGTACGCGCTGGGCCAGCTCAAGGCGCTGGGCGTCAACATCCTCATCGCGTTCTTCGTCGCGCTCGCCCTGGAGCCGATCGTGGTGTGGCTGGTCCGCCACGGCTGGCGCCGCGGCGCGGCGGCCGCGGTGGCCCTGATCGGCTCGCTCCTGGCGATCCTCGTGGTGCTCGCGCTCTTCGGGAACCTGTTCGTCCAGCAGCTCGTCCAGCTCGTCCAGTCGCTCCCGGACCTGTACGCGAGCATCCAGGACCTCGTCGCGGAGCGCTTCGACGTGGTCATCCCCGACTCGGACGACCTCATCAAGCAGGTCATCAACGACTTCGGCGACGACGTCGCCTCCGGCGCGCTCGTCGTCACCACGACCATCGTCGGCGGGATCTTCGCCTCGCTGACGATCATGCTCGTCACCTACTACCTGCTCGCGGCCGGGCCCAAGTTCCGCGCGGCCGTGTGCCGCTGGCTCACCCCCAACCGCCAGGAGGAGGTGCTGCGGCTCTGGGAGATCACCCAGGTCAAGGTCTCCGACTTCATCAACTCGCGCATCGTCCTCGCCGCGCTGTCGAGCGTCTTCACGTTCGTGTTCCTGCTGATCCTCCAGACCCCGTACGCGCTCCCCCTCGCGGTGTTCACGGGCGTCGTCTCGCAGTTCGTGCCCACGATCGGCACGTACATCGGCGGCGCCCTGCCCGTCGCGGTCGCGCTCACGTCCCAGGGCCTGCCGCAGGCGCTCGGCGTGCTCGCCTTCATCATCGGCTACCAGCAGCTCGAGAACCTCTACTTCTCCCCCAAGGTCTCCGCCCGCGCGCTCGAGATGAACCCGGCGGTGAGCTTCGTCGTCGTGCTCGCGTTCGGTGCGGTGTTCGGGGCGCTGGGCGCGTTCCTCGCGCTGCCGATCGCCGCGACGATCCAGGCGGTCGCGAACACCTACCTCCAGCGGCACGAGCTCATCGAGTCGCACATGCTGCACGACCCCGACGCCGAGGGCCACCACCCGCACAAGGGGAAGGGCCGCGACGGGGAGGGCGGCACCGCGCGGCGTCGTCGCAAGAACCGCGAGGCCGCCCTGGAGGCCGAGCGCACGGTCGACGAGCGCCACGCCGAGGGCATCGACTGA
- a CDS encoding GAP family protein has protein sequence MGAAIGQSLPVAVGVLISPLPIVAVVLMLVSGRAKANAFAFLVGWFVAVGAVTLLVATLAGAATPDDDGPPLWAAILKIVLGVLLLLLAVKQWRGRPRAGVEPPAPRWMAAIDAFTPVKAAGLAILLGAVNPKNLLLVVSGGAAIASAAPDDTNAQVVAAVVFALVASVGVATPVFIYLFMGSRAASMLDELKAWMIHNNAVIMAVLLLVLGAKMLGDGIAAL, from the coding sequence ATGGGCGCGGCGATCGGTCAGTCCCTCCCCGTCGCGGTGGGCGTGCTCATCAGCCCGCTGCCGATCGTCGCGGTCGTGCTCATGCTCGTGAGCGGCCGGGCGAAGGCGAACGCGTTCGCGTTCCTCGTCGGGTGGTTCGTCGCGGTCGGCGCGGTGACGCTGCTCGTCGCGACGCTCGCCGGGGCCGCCACGCCGGACGACGACGGCCCGCCGCTGTGGGCCGCGATCCTCAAGATCGTCCTGGGCGTCCTGCTGCTCCTCCTCGCGGTGAAGCAGTGGCGCGGACGTCCGCGCGCCGGGGTCGAGCCGCCGGCCCCTCGGTGGATGGCGGCGATCGACGCGTTCACGCCCGTGAAGGCCGCCGGCCTCGCGATCCTGCTGGGCGCGGTCAACCCCAAGAACCTGCTGCTCGTCGTCTCCGGCGGCGCAGCCATCGCGTCGGCCGCACCCGACGACACGAACGCGCAGGTCGTCGCCGCGGTCGTGTTCGCCCTCGTCGCGAGCGTCGGCGTCGCGACGCCGGTCTTCATCTACCTGTTCATGGGCTCCCGGGCCGCGTCGATGCTCGACGAGCTCAAGGCCTGGATGATCCACAACAACGCGGTCATCATGGCCGTCCTCCTGCTCGTCCTGGGCGCCAAGATGCTCGGCGACGGCATCGCGGCGCTCTGA
- a CDS encoding PAS and ANTAR domain-containing protein, producing MDDHAIEQALARGAHQQIGQYRLDLSTGVWWWSPETYRLHGFEPGDVVPTTALVLAHKHPDDRERVRQVLDEARLTGEPFSSVHRIMDAHGGERFLVVVGQGRRDRATGEVTELVGYFVDVTRTVTDAAQERARHDIAAAAETRGAIEQAKGIVTLAYGVHPDEAFARLRRASNDRNVPLRELARLVVHEGAQGGTDGVAALLH from the coding sequence GTGGACGACCATGCCATCGAGCAAGCCCTCGCGCGCGGAGCGCACCAGCAGATCGGCCAGTACCGCCTGGACCTGAGCACGGGCGTGTGGTGGTGGTCCCCCGAGACGTACCGCCTCCACGGCTTCGAGCCGGGCGACGTCGTCCCGACGACGGCCCTCGTGCTCGCCCACAAGCACCCCGACGACCGCGAGCGCGTCCGGCAGGTCCTCGACGAGGCACGGCTCACCGGCGAGCCGTTCTCGAGCGTGCACCGGATCATGGACGCCCACGGCGGCGAGCGCTTCCTCGTCGTGGTCGGCCAGGGCCGGCGCGACCGCGCGACCGGCGAGGTGACCGAGCTCGTCGGCTACTTCGTGGACGTGACGCGGACCGTCACGGACGCGGCCCAGGAGCGCGCCCGGCACGACATCGCCGCCGCCGCGGAGACACGGGGTGCGATCGAGCAGGCCAAGGGCATCGTGACGCTCGCGTACGGCGTGCACCCGGACGAGGCGTTCGCCCGCCTCCGGCGCGCGTCCAACGACCGCAACGTCCCGCTGCGCGAGCTCGCCCGGCTCGTCGTGCACGAGGGGGCGCAGGGCGGCACGGACGGCGTCGCCGCGCTCCTGCACTGA
- a CDS encoding arylsulfatase, protein MAKQFQGKIELDVRDSVADWDAFLPDKAPAGAPNVLVVLYDDTGMASWSPYGGRINMPTMDRLAQNGLTYSQWHTTALCSPTRSTFLTGRNHHLNGFATISESSTGFPGYNSHIPDSNATMATVLRDAGWATFWVGKNHNVPIDEWTAGASKKHWPLAQGYDRFYGFIGGETNNWYPSLAEDNHYIDQPYLPEDGYHLSRDLADQALRMIRDVKQTEPDKPWYLWFCPGANHAPHHAPQEYIDRYKGKFDDGYEAYREWVLARMIERGILPEGTELPPLNPMPDGTFSETDRVRPWDELSDDEKHMFSRMAEVFAGFSEYTDAQVGRIVDYLEESGQLENTLIIYCADNGASGEGSPNGSVNEGKIFGGYPDDEAENLRLVDKLGSPDTYNHYPTGWAAAFSTPYKMFKRYTYQGGVADPLVIHWPAGIAARGEVRHQYHHSTDIVPTILEACGVTFPDTYNGVEQTPLSGVSMVPSFDAAPDAPTNKETQYYEMFGQRGLWHRGWKAVTVHGPVSGKGHFDEDVWELYHTEVDRSEAHDLAAEHPEKLEELKALWMEEAKKNAVLPLNDLQIIGNPKDFETFVGMEFHQPAPPSGRFVYYPGTSEVPERSAANTHGVSYKIAAEVELTPESQGVIFAHGSRFGGHALVVKDGQVHYVYNFLGIPPEDRISAPVPTSGRHIIGVEFTKEGMGKYREGEGPLKLFIDDQQVGEQRIRTVLGHFSLCGEGLTIGRDSADPVSSLYGYGFDFTGGEIAQVVFDVADDAYLDLEAHLAAAMARD, encoded by the coding sequence ATGGCCAAGCAGTTCCAGGGAAAGATCGAGCTCGACGTCCGCGACTCCGTGGCGGACTGGGACGCGTTCCTGCCGGACAAGGCGCCCGCGGGCGCGCCGAACGTGCTCGTGGTCCTGTACGACGACACGGGCATGGCGTCGTGGTCGCCGTACGGCGGCAGGATCAACATGCCGACCATGGACCGGCTCGCGCAGAACGGGCTGACGTACTCGCAGTGGCACACCACCGCGCTGTGCTCCCCGACCCGGTCGACGTTCCTCACCGGGCGCAACCACCACCTCAACGGCTTCGCGACGATCTCGGAGTCGTCGACGGGGTTCCCCGGGTACAACTCCCACATCCCCGACTCGAACGCGACCATGGCGACGGTCCTGCGCGACGCCGGGTGGGCGACCTTCTGGGTCGGGAAGAACCACAACGTGCCGATCGACGAGTGGACCGCCGGGGCCTCGAAGAAGCACTGGCCTCTCGCGCAGGGCTACGACCGCTTCTACGGCTTCATCGGCGGCGAGACCAACAACTGGTACCCGTCGCTCGCGGAGGACAACCACTACATCGACCAGCCCTACCTGCCCGAGGACGGCTACCACCTCTCGCGCGACCTGGCCGACCAGGCGCTGCGGATGATCCGGGACGTCAAGCAGACCGAGCCCGACAAGCCCTGGTACCTCTGGTTCTGCCCTGGTGCGAACCACGCGCCGCACCACGCGCCGCAGGAGTACATCGACCGGTACAAGGGGAAGTTCGACGACGGCTACGAGGCCTACCGCGAGTGGGTGCTCGCGCGCATGATCGAGCGCGGCATCCTCCCCGAGGGCACCGAGCTGCCCCCGCTCAACCCCATGCCCGACGGCACGTTCTCCGAGACGGACCGCGTGCGGCCCTGGGACGAGCTGAGCGACGACGAGAAGCACATGTTCAGCCGCATGGCGGAGGTGTTCGCGGGCTTCAGCGAGTACACCGACGCGCAGGTCGGGCGGATCGTCGACTACCTCGAGGAGTCGGGACAGCTCGAGAACACGCTCATCATCTACTGCGCCGACAACGGCGCGTCCGGCGAGGGCAGCCCGAACGGGTCCGTCAACGAGGGCAAGATCTTCGGCGGCTACCCGGACGACGAGGCGGAGAACCTGCGGCTCGTGGACAAGCTCGGCAGCCCGGACACGTACAACCACTACCCGACGGGCTGGGCGGCCGCGTTCTCGACCCCGTACAAGATGTTCAAGCGCTACACCTACCAGGGTGGCGTCGCCGACCCGCTCGTCATCCACTGGCCCGCCGGCATCGCGGCTCGCGGCGAGGTCCGCCACCAGTACCACCACTCGACCGACATCGTGCCGACGATCCTCGAGGCCTGTGGCGTCACGTTCCCGGACACGTACAACGGCGTGGAGCAGACCCCGCTGTCCGGGGTGTCCATGGTGCCGTCGTTCGACGCCGCGCCCGACGCGCCGACGAACAAGGAGACGCAGTACTACGAGATGTTCGGGCAGCGCGGCCTCTGGCACCGTGGGTGGAAGGCCGTCACCGTGCACGGACCGGTGAGCGGCAAGGGCCACTTCGACGAGGACGTGTGGGAGCTGTACCACACCGAGGTCGACCGGTCCGAGGCGCACGACCTGGCCGCCGAGCACCCCGAGAAGCTCGAGGAGCTCAAGGCGCTGTGGATGGAGGAGGCGAAGAAGAACGCCGTCCTCCCGCTCAACGACCTCCAGATCATCGGCAACCCGAAGGACTTCGAGACGTTCGTCGGCATGGAGTTCCACCAGCCCGCGCCGCCGTCGGGGCGGTTCGTGTACTACCCGGGGACGAGCGAGGTGCCCGAGCGCTCCGCGGCGAACACGCACGGCGTCTCCTACAAGATCGCCGCCGAGGTCGAGCTCACGCCGGAGAGCCAGGGCGTGATCTTCGCCCACGGCTCGCGGTTCGGCGGGCACGCGCTCGTCGTGAAGGACGGGCAGGTGCACTACGTCTACAACTTCCTCGGCATCCCGCCCGAGGACCGGATCTCCGCGCCGGTCCCGACGAGCGGCCGGCACATCATCGGCGTCGAGTTCACCAAGGAGGGCATGGGCAAGTACCGCGAGGGCGAGGGCCCGCTGAAGCTCTTCATCGACGACCAGCAGGTCGGCGAGCAGCGGATCCGCACCGTCCTCGGGCACTTCTCGCTCTGCGGCGAAGGGCTGACGATCGGCCGCGACAGCGCGGACCCGGTCTCGTCGTTGTACGGGTACGGGTTCGACTTCACGGGCGGCGAGATCGCCCAGGTCGTGTTCGACGTCGCGGACGACGCGTACCTCGACCTCGAGGCGCACCTGGCCGCGGCGATGGCGCGCGACTGA
- a CDS encoding SulP family inorganic anion transporter, translating into MSDGAPARDRASQGPTLLPTLRGYRRAWARRDAVAGLSAGAVVVPQAMAYATIAGLPVEFGLYTCMVPTVVYALLGGSRALSMSTTSTIATLSASTLLAAGVAAGSDDPARAVCTLALLVGALLVLARVLRLGSLVENISRAVLVGIKAGVGATVAVGQLPKLLGVPADPDATGFFGVLTSALSQVGDANLPTVLLALGSIAVLVVLGRVAPRVPAPLVVVAAGILLVAVAGIDRSGVAVIDPVPSGLPLPVLPDLSLVGAMLPGAAAIAVMAFLETVSVGRGVRRPDEPQIDPDTELLANGLAAVAGAFFRAMPPAGGFSQTAVSLRAGARTQASGLVTAALAVLVALFLAPVLDDLPQATLGAMVVVATVSLIQVGEFVELWRINRVELACAVVTAAIGLVAGLLPAVGVGVVMTLVLVLREADQPRAVELARSPDGGWTYADRAGAVRAPGALVLHLEGGLYTANTRATVEAVLARARSEDPTPRVVALEMESQRLVTSTVLDGLADLDRQLAGMGAALYLVRVPAAAREGAGASGWFRGLVDDGRVVPSVDAALTHAGVPVP; encoded by the coding sequence GTGAGCGACGGCGCCCCGGCGCGCGACCGGGCGAGCCAGGGGCCGACCCTGCTGCCCACGCTGCGCGGGTACCGGCGCGCGTGGGCGCGCCGTGACGCCGTCGCGGGGCTGTCGGCGGGAGCCGTCGTCGTGCCGCAGGCCATGGCGTACGCGACGATCGCCGGCCTGCCCGTGGAGTTCGGCCTGTACACGTGCATGGTCCCGACGGTCGTGTACGCGCTGCTCGGCGGGTCGCGCGCCCTGAGCATGAGCACGACGTCGACCATCGCCACCCTGTCCGCGTCCACGCTGCTCGCGGCCGGGGTCGCGGCGGGCAGCGACGACCCCGCGCGCGCGGTCTGCACGCTCGCCCTGCTCGTGGGGGCGCTCCTCGTCCTCGCGCGCGTGCTGCGCCTCGGTTCCCTCGTCGAGAACATCTCGCGGGCCGTCCTCGTCGGGATCAAGGCCGGCGTCGGGGCGACGGTGGCCGTCGGCCAGCTCCCGAAGCTGCTGGGCGTGCCCGCCGACCCCGACGCGACGGGGTTCTTCGGGGTCCTGACGTCCGCGCTCTCCCAGGTCGGCGACGCCAACCTGCCGACCGTCCTGCTCGCCCTCGGCAGCATCGCGGTGCTCGTCGTGCTCGGGCGGGTCGCGCCGCGGGTCCCCGCGCCGCTCGTCGTCGTCGCGGCGGGGATCCTGCTCGTCGCGGTCGCCGGGATCGACCGGTCCGGGGTCGCCGTCATCGACCCCGTGCCGTCGGGCCTGCCGCTGCCCGTCCTGCCGGACCTGTCGCTCGTGGGCGCGATGCTCCCCGGGGCGGCGGCCATCGCCGTCATGGCGTTCCTCGAGACCGTGTCCGTGGGTCGCGGCGTCCGTCGCCCGGACGAGCCCCAGATCGACCCCGACACGGAGCTCCTCGCGAACGGCCTCGCCGCCGTGGCCGGCGCGTTCTTCCGCGCGATGCCGCCCGCGGGCGGGTTCTCCCAGACCGCGGTGAGCCTGCGCGCCGGGGCGCGCACGCAGGCGTCGGGCCTCGTGACGGCGGCGCTCGCGGTGCTGGTCGCGCTCTTCCTCGCGCCCGTCCTCGACGACCTGCCGCAGGCGACGCTCGGCGCGATGGTCGTGGTGGCGACGGTGAGCCTCATCCAGGTGGGCGAGTTCGTCGAGCTGTGGCGCATCAACCGGGTCGAGCTCGCGTGCGCGGTGGTGACGGCCGCGATCGGGCTCGTGGCGGGCCTGCTGCCCGCGGTGGGGGTCGGGGTCGTGATGACGCTGGTCCTGGTGCTCCGCGAGGCGGACCAGCCACGCGCCGTCGAGCTGGCGCGCTCGCCCGACGGCGGGTGGACGTACGCGGACCGGGCCGGGGCGGTGCGGGCGCCGGGCGCGCTGGTCCTGCACCTCGAGGGCGGCCTGTACACCGCGAACACGCGCGCCACGGTCGAGGCCGTCCTCGCCCGGGCGCGGTCCGAGGACCCGACCCCGCGCGTCGTGGCGCTGGAGATGGAGTCGCAGCGGCTCGTGACGTCGACCGTGCTCGACGGCCTCGCGGACCTGGACCGCCAGCTCGCGGGCATGGGCGCGGCGCTGTACCTGGTCCGGGTCCCGGCCGCGGCGCGCGAGGGGGCGGGCGCGTCGGGCTGGTTCCGCGGGCTGGTGGACGACGGGCGCGTCGTCCCCAGCGTCGACGCCGCCCTGACCCACGCCGGGGTGCCGGTCCCCTGA
- a CDS encoding PadR family transcriptional regulator, whose amino-acid sequence MVPTPDMVLTQLRKGVVEYCVLACLREAPAYGLELVERLGARGVLLTSDGTLYPLLSRMRQQGWVTTELAASPLGPPRRYYELTPEGSAALGVFADTWARFSADVDATLEAR is encoded by the coding sequence ATGGTACCGACGCCCGACATGGTCCTCACCCAGCTCCGCAAGGGCGTGGTGGAGTACTGCGTCCTGGCGTGCCTGCGCGAGGCGCCGGCGTACGGTCTCGAGCTCGTCGAACGGCTCGGGGCGCGGGGAGTGCTGCTGACGAGCGACGGCACGCTCTACCCGCTCCTGTCGCGCATGCGCCAGCAGGGCTGGGTCACGACCGAGCTGGCCGCCTCGCCGCTGGGGCCACCACGGCGGTACTACGAGCTCACACCAGAGGGAAGTGCCGCGCTCGGGGTCTTCGCCGACACCTGGGCCCGCTTCTCCGCCGACGTCGACGCCACCCTGGAGGCACGATGA
- a CDS encoding phage holin family protein — protein sequence MIRFLLSFAINVVLAAVGLLVASSLFDGVTVHASGFVVAVLIFAVAQAILAPFVFNVARKYASAILGGIGLVSTFLALWVATLVGDGLEISGASTWIGVTVVVWLIGALGGWFLGWLVLTRWWDRRQEQKRIREATSKG from the coding sequence ATGATCCGCTTCCTGCTGAGCTTCGCGATCAACGTGGTCCTCGCCGCCGTGGGCCTCCTCGTCGCCTCGAGCCTGTTCGACGGCGTCACCGTGCACGCCTCGGGCTTCGTCGTCGCGGTGCTGATCTTCGCGGTGGCCCAGGCGATCCTCGCGCCGTTCGTGTTCAACGTGGCGCGCAAGTACGCGTCGGCGATCCTGGGCGGGATCGGCCTCGTGTCGACGTTCCTCGCCCTGTGGGTCGCGACGCTCGTCGGGGACGGCCTGGAGATCTCGGGCGCGTCCACGTGGATCGGCGTGACGGTCGTCGTCTGGCTGATCGGCGCGCTCGGCGGCTGGTTCCTCGGGTGGCTCGTCCTCACGCGCTGGTGGGACCGTCGCCAGGAGCAGAAGCGGATCCGCGAGGCGACGAGCAAGGGCTGA